The genomic DNA ttttattttgctttttcacatCTGCGTTTGCTGGTGTGCTAGGTTCGCTTTGTGGTTCAAGCGCACTTGCGACCTGGGTGCATCTGGGGAAACGGCGTGTGGAAGCCGAGCTTCGCTCGCTTGTTTACTGGGGGAAACTTGAGCCAGGCGGGTGACAACATCTGAGCTGCAGCCTCTTTGCTCTGTGCTAATCACTGTGAATGTCACAACACGGCCGGGTTTGCTGCTGGGCAAGTGATTGGATAGTGTGGTACAGCTCAGTTTTGTAGGGCATGTAGAattcccttccccagggctcagaGCCCCTCTGGGCTGCAGCTCGCCGAGGGACGCAGTTGCCCCGTCCTCATCGGGAGTGCTCAGCGTGACTGTACAAGCACTAACAAGCAGTACAGCCATGGGCATGGAGCGGACCTGACCCCTTCCATACTTCCTTGCAGAGCTtggcagggcagcagctctccTTGGGGACGTATAGCTCCTATGGGATCCTGTGTGGGACGTTCCCACCTCGTACAGCCTCCAGTTGGGATGCCGCTGACCTGATGGGCGCTGGAGACTGGGGCCTGATTCATGGGTTGAGAAGGTCTGGTGGGTGTAGGTCTGTGAGGGGTGTAGGTCTGTCTGACCCAGCACTGTGGTGAGTGTGAGCTGCTGTCATGGTGCTACAGAGCAACGCCGGGGTTTCCTGGCTACACTTTAACTGCTGCAGACAAGGCTTGATTTTCAGGTGAGAAAGGAGTGTGTATGTGTATTGGAAGAAAACTAAGAGGGTGATGGTTGATGCTTTGCTTACCCTTCTtcttatactttttttttaaacatggaaGCTTGTGAGAGCTAGAAGGTGGAAGAGCAAGCCAGCCAGCCTGCTTGGGATACAAATTCCTATCAAGGCTGTATCCAGGGGCCCTCCAGGCATGTGTTAAAGCAAGACAAATACCTGGTACgtagtttgttttctctttcccttctccccagccaAGAAGATCTTACAGGCATGGTGCAATAGTTCATTTTGGGAGGATTCAGGACACCTATGTCTGCAGCTCTGTGGTCTTCCAGTTGCTCCTTGCAAGTCTTTTCTGTTGGGGGAGAGGAACGTGTGTGTGGTACTGCCAGTCTCTGCTGGAAACCAAGGTGTTGATGTTAGAACAGCCTTGCATTTGCTCCTTGCTGCCTTCTCAGTCCTGAGCTCTTTAGGATGTCCTCAGCCCTCACTGAGCTTTTGCATGGGGTTACAAAAGTGAGAAACATGTTCCCTTTAAAAGCAAGGGCTGAGGTTTTCACCTAGTTGTGTGACTTTGGGAGCTGAAGCTTGAaggagtggggagaggaaaaagaagcagatgtTTTGGGACTTGCAGTGGAGTTGGGAGAGCTGGTGGTGGAGCGCACGGTGCAGTTTGGAGACGCAGACTCGTGGGAgtctccagctgctgtgccGGGTCCAAAGCAGGTGGGCAGGTGGCCTCTCcttgcagctggagctgctgtgctggggctgctgccccatgGCCCTGGCTGGTAGCCAAGCATCCCTGCGCATTTGCAGGGTACAAGCTTTCCTGCAGATGGCACTTTTCGCAGGGCCCTCTCTAAGTTGTCCTTTGCATCCTCTGGTTTCATGTGAGATGCCAGCTCTTCCTTTGACTTGGTCCCAGGAGACTCTCGGGGAGGTCAGCAGGTGGagacacgtgcaggataaccaagggatcaggcccagccagcatggattcatgaaaggcaggtcctgcttgaccaacctgatctccttctatgaccaggtgacccgcctagtggatgaggggaaggctgttgatgttgtctacctggacttcagcaaagcatttgacactgttccccacagtattctcctggagaagctggcggcccgtggtttagacaggtacactcttcgctgggtaaaaaactggctggatggccgagcccagagagttgtggtgaatggggtgaaatccagctggcggccggtcacaagcggagtcccccagggctcagttttgggaccggtcttgtttaatgtctttattgatgatctggatgaggggatagagtgcaccctcagcaagtttgcagacgacaccaagttgggagggagtgttgatctgcttgagggtaggaaggctctgcagagggatctggacaggctggatcgatgggctgaggccaaccggatgaagttcaataaggccaagtgccgggttctacactttggccacaacaaccccaggcaacgctacaggcttggggacgagtggctggaaagctcccccgcagaaaaggacctgggggtgttgattgacagccggttgaagatgagccagcagtgtgcccaggtggccaagaaggccaacagcatcctggcttgtatcagaaatggtgtggccagcaggagcagggaggtaatcatgcctctgtactcggctctggtgaggccgcacctcgaatactgtgttcagttttgggcccctcactacaagaaggacattgaggtgctggagcgtgtccagagaagggcgacgaagctggtgaggggtctggagcacaagtcttatgaggagcggctgagggaactggggttgtttagcctggagaagaggaggctgaggggagaccttatcgctctctacaactacctgaaagggggttgcagagaggtgggtgctgctggtctcttctcccaagtgactagtgacaggactagaggaaatggcctcaagttgcgccaggggaggttcaggctagatattaggaaaaagttctttactgagagagtagtgaaacattggaataggctgaccagggaggtgggggagtcaccatcactggaggtattcaaggagcgtgtggatgtggcattgtgggatgtggcttgatgggcatggtgctgtgtggtgttgggtgggttggtttttggtgtgttgtggtttgttttttgtgttgttgtttttggtttttttttttttttttaaggttggacttgatgatcttacaggtcttttccaaccttagtgattctgtgattctgtgagatgtgGTTTTTCATCCTGCAGGGAACACAGCtcaccctgctcccctcctgGGGCACTGGGCCTGGTGCTTTGCCCTGCTGGGGTAACAGTGCCTTTCATGCTGTCATCTTGTTTCAGGCCAGCAAAGATGCTTCTGTAGATGACTGATTTGCTTGTGCCTCATGTGCTATGGCTCTTCATGGCCTCTGCAGGACCAGAACATGCTAATCTGAGCCCTGAACAGGAGAATAACGTCGGGCTTGAGTCAGGCACCCTTCCAGCTTGGAGAGCTCAGCTGCGCCAGGCCTGGCCCCTCGCTCAGCAGCAGGCGAAACCCATCTGGAATTTAGAGAGGTATGTGAGTGCTTTTCAGGATCGAAGCCTGCTGCCCTCAGGGACCCCTCTGCAGCAATCCTGCTTCTTGTGCCCACCATCACTATGCCACGCACACGCCGGTGAAGACGCCCTCCCGAGCCTGCCCTtggcccagccctgcctggacCTGGGTGGGAGCGCTCTGCTCTACCGACACTCCTGCCTCAGACCCAAGCCCTACAAGTTTCCTTTCCGAAGCCCTCCAGATACGGGCTCTGCCGCGGGAAGGGTGATGTCTTCCTTGCTGatggagccctgcctgctgtcTGCACTGGTGGAGGAGCACTCTGGGACTGGAGTCAAAGTCTCTGCCCTCAGCTCAGGAGCTGGAAGCCTGCCGACCTATAGACCAGTGCTCAATAACAACTCCTTCCTACGGCCAAGTAGTGCTAAAGTGCCTTTGCTGCAGTCACTGGAGATCAAAAAGGTGAAAAACACCTACAGCTTGCCCACCGCCTCATCGCCCCATTCCGGGGATGATGGAGACAGCTTCCCCAGCAGCCTGGTCAACAGAGCAGTAAAAAACAGCGACCTTGTGTTGGAGCAAACTGTGGTCCCCTCCCTGACCCTTGTGCCCAGCAGTGCGATCCTCAGGAAGGACCGGTGCTCACGGGAGGATGCTGAGAGGAGAGTGCACAGCTTAAAAGAGAAGGAGCCAGACATCAGCCTCACagaggctgtgcagcagctAGCCAGATGGACTGCCACACACAACGGCTTTGGACGCGAAGTCAAAAGCTCTGTCCTTACAAATGTGGGCAGCCTGTCCAACTGGAACAGCAGGTGGGGGCAGCACATCATAGCACAGCTCACCCCAAAAGAAACGATTGCTCCTCTGAACTTGGAGCTGGGTAGCCATCACCTTAACGGTAACTCGAGCCTTATAGGCACCGATGGTGCCATCGTCTGCACTAAGCGTATCAGCGTCCATCTCTTAGCCTCACGCGCTGGCTCTCCCGACCGCAATGCCGACTGCCGGCTTGTGAGCATGCTGAGCCAGCGCAGCGGGGAGCAGATGGTGAGAGCAGAGCCTCCGCACCTCGCTGCTGTCTCCGAAGTGGCAAGTCAGATGTCCACCATCCaactggagaaagaggagaaacgGGCTCAGGCTGTGCTCCCAGGAAAGCTTGAGTAAGTAGaaccaggaggaggagggaggctgtGGCGGGCTGGGCTGGCTGTTGAGTCTGTATGTGTTGGGAGATGATGCACTGTGGGCACTATGGGGGTGGCCATAAGGATAACTGTAGGCTGTGTCCCTGAGCAAAACCCATCTGCGGCATCCTGGTGCATGGGGGGCCTTTCTGCTACCCCCAGCTTGACGCAGACACGTGGGGTGGCTCCGAGGCCTTCCACCTTCTTCAGCCACAGCGTAGAATTGCTGTGTAGCATTTCTAGCTCATTCCCCACACAGTCATGGGGCCCTGCCTGCTGTGTCAGGCTCTGCACATATGTTGGGTGAAGACTGCTGTTGAGCCAGGTCCGGCAAGGCTTTCCTGGGCAGAGACATGGGTTCCTAAAGGAATGTGGAGCTGatgcaggacaggcagggtgCAAGAACACggagctcctgctcctgctttcctgctgGGAGATGGTGTCCTTGTGCCCCTTTCTTTCTGGCTGCTCTGGAAAATGTTCCCTCTCAGGGTGCCCTGGGGCCTCTCCTTCTTGCTAGCTTGGGATGAGTGCTTGTATGTTAGCACTGGGGAGGGCAGCACTGTCACTCCCCTGCCCATGTTATCTCATGCTGCCTGGTGGGCTTCTGGGTCTTTTGGCACTGGAAAGCACGTGCCACTCTTTCTGATGTGATGTCCTTTGTCCCAGTGTCACTGCTGAGCAGTTGCCCCTGGAGCCGAGCCATCCCCGGgatgaagcagaggaagaactTGCTGATGTCCTGGACGAGAGCTGCAGtcaggaggaggatgaggacagTGAGTGCTGGTTCCCCAGGGAGGGCTGTGCTCCGTGCCTCAAGGTGGGGAGTGTGGGGCCTGTGTGGGAGCTGGAGATGAGCACAGCTGCCCTCTGTCTTATATTCATGCTGTCATTTCTGGATGACCTAGAGATCGTGCTGAACACAAAAGCTATTTAGGAGCAAGGAGGAACTGCATGGGTTCCTCTGGGGAGTGGGCTAGGGTTCACCACCGTCCTGCTCCAAAACTTACCCATCTCCTGTCTGTGCAGGGCTGTCAGCTccaccccctgccctgccttttATGCCACCAATTACTAGGCAAAACCCAGGATCCAAGGATTTGGGGCAACTGGGAAGGGTCTCTCCCCTggagcatttgttttctctcctcccttcctaaCCCTGTGAGTATTCACTCCCTATGGAGATAAAACTTGAGTCTGTCCCCTCCTGCAGGTGACTCGGATGCTTCCTCTGTCGCTGGTGTGTCATCCAGTGGCTCTGTGGCTCTTGTATCCAGGTTAGTAGCTGTAAATAGTGCACGGAACTTGGCATCTTTGCCCAAACTTGTCCATCTTTGCCTTCTCTGGTGACAGAGGAGAGCTGTAGCATGTGGGGGAATGGAGTGAGGGTAGCAACAGGCTTCCCAACCAGAATGAGCTTCCTTGCTACTATGCAGACCAAAGCTACCTCTCTTGCTACAGATAGCAGCCTGCGAAGTGCTGAGGGTGAGTCCACCACAGCAAAACAGGGGTCGTAATTTCACTGCCAGTTGCTGGTTTAGGTTTGCTGGATTAAATTGTGCTCTTGCAGTGCTACTGTCTTGCAGATGAAGCAGAGCGGAGGTGTCCTGGGCCAGAGGTTGCAAATGCTCCTGCGAGCAAGTGTTGAACCTCAGGGTGCTGCATATGTGGTTGTGGAAGTCCTGCAGAGGTGACATAAATTGGACCAGCAGCTGTTTCTGGCAGGACATGGCTGGTTGGCCTCTGGGGGCAGATGGGGGGAAGCAGTGCTCAGGTTAAATGCCTCctgtggtggggagggagggatgtcAGCCACATCCCTGTATGGGCTGTGAGCTGGGCTGGCCTTgaagcttttgcagctgcctcctgccttcAGTCTGTCGTGgatcaaaaccagttttgtgCCAGGGGATTTTAATCAAtataatttattgccaattaacaaaattttaattactgattctggtattgaaaaaaataaatacataaagacTTGGGGAAAACATGTCTTCTTCCCCCTTCCTGGTCTCCAACCCCCTTGCTGCAGGCTACACTTACTCCTTTCAGCAATATGAGGGGTGGTGTGGGAGATTGGGGTTAGTGTGTTGTGGTCCCTTTTGTTTTGCTACTCTTTGTTCCTTATTGGATTGCTCTGACATGGCTTCTTCCACTGGCTGCAGTGACATATATTTGAATATATGTTCATTATAATCTCTACTTTTAGCATCATCACAACTTTAATAGGTGTGTTTATAAATTCTACCCTTCCTTCCAGGTGTTAGGGATTGCCATGGTAAGAAGGTGTATGTAGAGTTGGTAAAACTCCATCTCTCTTCCCTGCAACACACCAAACCCAAGAAGGTTACAACAGTTAAATTATATATGCATTACAACCTCCAGCCCTTTTTCCTGTGGACTAGGTTATAGGGTTTATTGTGTAACAAACTCCACGCCTTGCCCTGGCAAAACACAGTTCTGAGGGGCTTACACACTTGGCCCATGTATTCTTTGCAAGCTTGACCCCTCATTGCTGCAGGCTGTGTTACTGGCCTTAGCGCCCATTGCTTGCACCACATTGTAATGATGCAAATTCCCAATACCAGAATCAAGGCTCCTTCCagcttcccccttcctccctgttCTACTTTTCACCTTTAGCCAACCGCCTACTGCTTCATCTCTTCTAGGAACTGCATCGAGTGCAAGGCCCAGCCCGCTGAGGCTCAGGAGAAAGTGCTCAAACCAGCTCTTGTCTGCAGTTTATTCCCTAATGTGCCTCCAACCATCTACTTCAGTACTCGGGATGAGAGAGGTGAGCTGGTGTCTGTTGCAGTGCAGGGGGAGAGCGGCTAGCCAGGTATTAGCAAGCAGTGGTGCCAGCAcacaggcaggagctggccAGCAGTGGCTCCCCTTCACCCTTCCCATGATGGGACCCTGCACCGTTGTGAGATCCAAAGGGCTGGAGTAAAATGATGGCTACTCCCGCAGCCTGGAGCATGAGTCAGGCTGCCACCAAATGTTCCAGCGTCCTCAATCTCCTCAGCTGTGGGGTCTTCTGCTCCATGCTAGTTATGCGAAGGGGATattgtgtgtgttttccttctgtccttATCTTTTTGCCTTCCTAGTGGAAAAGCTGCCTTGGGagcagaggaagctgctgcGATGGAAAATGTGCACAGTCACGCCAAACATAGTGAAGCAAACTGTTGGCAGGTCTCACTTCAGAGTCAGCAAAGGTAAGTTGTGGGAGGATGGTGGCATCTGACATGTCGTGTCCTCCCTTGCCTCCAGCCTGTGGGCGCAAGAAGGCAGACTGCctgtgaagagcagagcaggagcgATACAGGCTTGGCACTGCAGGATGCTGTGTTCCCGTTTCTGCCTGTCGAACCCGCAATATCCGAGCTCTATGGGTCCTGACAGGGCCTGATCTCCCTCTTGGCTTGTCCCTGACATGGACCACAAGGACCTACTCCTGGGTTGTCAGGAGCTGAGGCAGCGTGtggggcagcagagctgtgctccGGCTTGTTTCAGCTGTGCCTCTAGATGGTGCTGCCACTCTAAGGAGGCTGGCACTCATCTGGTGCCAACCCTAGCTGTCCCTTGTCCCCATGTGCTGAGGAAGAAGTCATTCTCTCTGACTGTAGCCAGAGAGTTCTCAGGGTTGGGATCTTGTTGCTGAAGAGATGTGTAGGAGAGGGCTGGGGAAGCACTGGGCATTTGCAGCTATGATCCATACCCTGGAGTGTGATCTCCCAGCAGTACTTATGGGGCTCCTGCGTGTAACAGCAGACCTCTGCCCAGACCATTTTGGGACTATAATGGGACATGCAGGGCAGAGCAAGACCTAGGAAGTCTTGCAACCCTACATGTCCCTCTGCAGTGCAGCGCTGATTAGCCAACTGCTTCATTCACCTGCTGTAAAGCAGGAGAgtcagggtgctgggggatTAAAGCCATTCCTTTGACTCTGTGTCTGCCCAGATCCCTGCAACAATCATGTTTGCAAGGATATGACCCACCTGGTTAACTGGATCTCACTCACAGCCCTTGATGTGGCAGCTTCGCAGTAGCCAGTATGAGTGCTTTGTGCTATTGCTGTGCAGCATCCCTAGAACGCTTCTGCTAACCCCAGGAGTTGGGGTGCTGGTGTGTTGAGAGGGCGTTGTGGGTGGCAGGGTACTTGATCATGGActattctgtttttcctgcagaaagcaaTGACTGGCTGGGTTGCTGGGGCCACCACATGAAATCCCCCAGCTTCAGAGCCATCAGGGAGCACCAGAAGGTAGGAGATGTTTTGGGCTGACCTCCTTCACATGCATGGAGAAGTGTGTTGGGAGCAGTTTGAGTGCCCCTCTCTTCAGGGCCAGGTGTTTGCTGTGCAGGCTGTCCCTGCAGTGTCCCTTCCAGAGTGTGGCAGCTGGCATTCCTGTGCTGGGAGATGAGCCCAAGAGACAGGCACAGCTGGGTGAGCATCCCTGCTGTGAGGGTGGCTTTTGTACAGACTAAGGCTGTAGCCAAGACGTGTTCACTTGTGAGCTTGTCTAAATTCAGTTGTTGTTGCTTAAAGCAATCCTTCCTCTAGCAGAATTGAGCAGTAGGGCCAgtgccctccctgccagcacatCCAGAGGAGTTATACCTAACTCAGATCACAAAAGGGTCAGGAGTGGCCCATGGCTTGGGGAACATGTGAGGGACCAGAGGTTTGATATCTATCACACATACATGTTTGTTCTGGAGAGCCATGATGCTCCAGACTGCTTGGTCTTGAGGCAACATCCAGGTTTGGAAgctagcagcctccagccctgTTCCTGTCCTGCTGCGGGGTCTTTCTGTCCCCAGAGCTTGTGTTGCGTGGGCAGGACTCTGGCATACAGTTTAGAAGCAAGTGGGAAGCCACTGGGGTGGAGGATACTGCCAGAGGAAGCTTAAAGGCTGCAGGTTAGTGCCCTGCAGCTGATCAGACATCAGAAGGGATGAGGTGGCAGCTGCTGGCTTTATAGCTGGTGTTGGTCACCATGTGGGTGTTTGTCCCTGCAAAGCTTCAGGAGCAGGTGGGTCCTGTCTTGGTGCAATCCTGGGAGGGAAGCAAAGAACATTACCCTGCACTGTGTTCAGAAAGGATGTATCCTCtggccagggagcagcaagggttgggcagggaggtggggaagcaggGAGATGTCACACCATCTGGGTTCTTTTCCAGCTAAACCACTTCCCCGGTTCATTTCAAATTGGGAGAAAGGACCGTCTGTGGCGCAACCTGTTGAAGATGCAGGCTCGCTGTGGGAAGAAGGAGTTTAACTTCTTCCCCCAGTCCTTCATCCTGCCCCAGGACATCAAATTACTCAGGAAAGCATGGGAGGAAGGAGCTAGCCGCCAGAAATGGATTGTGAAACCAGTAAGCGCAAAGCAGAGTTCAATCCTTTATCCCATTGTAGCTGCAGGGAGAATATCTGATCCCTTCTTGTTTGTGTTCTGCAGCCAGCATCAGCAAGAGGTATTGGTATCCAGGTCATCCACAAATGGAGCCAGCTCCCCAAAAGGAGACCACTGCTGGTACAGAGGTGAGTGAAGGAAAGCAAGGTTGACACACAGCCTGGGACCTGCTAGTGTTTAGTCTCTCTAGCCAGGTCTGGGCCGCTGCTGCTGTGTGGCAGGGCAGAAGCACCTGATTTGCATCCAGAAACTTCTGGACTGCCTGGGTgcaatgctgctgctggaagtcTGGCTCTGTCAGCTGCAACTGGGCTTACCGGagtgctgctgcctctgtgtgGATTTTTGAGGTCTCCAGTACAAACTGGCCCGTGAGCTTTCTGGAGCTTCTGTCTGGCAGGTGATCCAGCTTCAGTGCTGCTGTCATCCCTTTCCTACTGCTTTGTGCTCTGAGGTTTGGCATTTTTGGAGGCAAACAAACCTTATCCAGTGCCCACAAGCACAGTGGGGAAAGAAGTCCCAGGGAAGAGGTGGCAATTGTCAAAGATTTGTTCTTAACCAAGTTAGAATGGGTCAGTAAgagtctctgtgtgtgtggatgTTGGTCAAAGGGTTTTCTTGAAATAACAGGATTTTCAGAatctccttccccttctgcagAAAAATGGAATAGCTCATCTTGGTTTGAGGCTGCTTTCTGGGAAGGTTCTTGTGAGGGCACAAAAACTGTCTGGTGTTTGGCAGACAGGAACTGCTGTGCTGGCTTGTCTGTTCTCCCTGTCCACTTCCCATGTAAAGTGACAAGCTTTCCTATGGAAAATCATGAACTTCTGGGGTGAATAATAAAATgatgaaatgatgaaaatttCCAACTGTTTCTGCTCACTGAATGAAACCATCTGTGGCCCACTGCATGTCTTAGGTGTTCTTGAATATTGTGATCAGTCTTGTGGGTGTGGAAAAGCTACTATGCCTTAGAGCTGGGGAAAATCTCTTCAAAATGCAACTGAGCAGAAGGGAATACTGCTCATGTGCTGCAGGATCTCCCTGTGCATAGgagagcttttttctttctcattttgacTGTGATGTACTTAACTTGGAAATGCTGTGCAAAAGGGCTTCTGCATTGATCCCTGGTTTTGCCAAGCCTTCTGAGGTGGGGGCTAGAGATGTTCTCTCACACAGAAATCATAACCCTCCCCTGGTGCTTGCTTCCCTCTGCAGATATCTGCACAAACCCTACCTCATTGGCGGGAAGAAGTTCGACCTGAGGATCTATGTTTATGTCACTTGCTATGATCCCCTCAGGGTCTACCTGTTCAAGGATGGATTGGTTCGCTTTGCCAGCTGCAAGTAAGTTGTGTGGGAGagcggtgctggggggctgcctCAGCAGCTGAGGCATGTGTGGCTATGGTACCTGCctcagctggggcaggagggagtcATCCTGTATATGGTGATGCTTAAAGCTGTAGCTTGCTTGCTTTAAGCAGTCTGGAAACACCCAGGGTCACTGCAGGTGACAGTGTTGAAAGGGAATGCAAGACAATGCTTCGTTCATCCACCTTTCCCAAGGCAAGATCAGCTCAGTGTAAAGCGGTTCTTGAAATATGCTGGCTGTACTTCATACTGCATAAGAGCTGGCATACCAgaaactgagatttttcttccagtttcgACTTTATTGCCTGCATTTCCATTAGTGCATCACTGATGCTTTGGTCTTTTCTTAAAGACATGCTGTGAGGGTGGGATTGCATCCCACTGCCCCAAGACAGCCTGCTCTGCGTCTCATGCTTTGTCCTATCAGCTCTGGGCCCGTGGGGACAGAGAGCTCCaggcagcctggggaagggaggcagcagggctggtgggtgGCCAAGAGTGGTCTGAGATGCGAACAGAATTTCTGCCTGCCCTTTGGGCCTGGGGGCAACCAGTTCAAGCTCAGACTGCTTGTGCTCCTATTGCCTCTTCTAGGTACTCCTCCTCGATGAAGAGCCTCAGCAACAAGTTCGTGCACTTGACCAACTACAGCGTGAACAAGAAGAACATGGAGTACAAGTCCAACTCGGATGAGACTGCTTGTCAGGGGCACAAATGGTAGGTGCTGCTTTTAGGGCACAAGGCAGCTTTTTCTATTCCCTGTTAAGTCAGCCTTTTTTTCAGTATCCCTACCCAAAACTGGAAGGCGCTTCCTGTATTGTCTGGTCCCGCTTGGGGAAACTGGAGGAGCAGAGTGATTTTAGCATGGGTTAGTGTCGATGGAATCTGGATGGTCTGCCTGGCTTGTGACTCATCCAGTCCGCTGCTGCTTGGGCTGTGGTTGCCGTTCATCCTGCCTCCGTCTGTGCTGTTCCCTGTTTCCAATGCTGCTCTCGTGTGCTCATCCATCCCCTTGCCCTATTGCGGGGGCGATGGGATGTGGTTAAAGCAGAATCTGATTTTTTGCTGTTGGAACTTGAATGGGTAATTGTGATGCTTAAATTGGTTAGATGGGAGCTTCTGCCTATCTCACTCTTGACTTCCCTGTGGAGGCAGAGAAAGGGATAGTCCTGGTGCAAAACTGATAATTTATGTGCTACTCCATGTGAACAGGAGCAGTGGTGCCATTTCTAGGCATTTGGGAGGAGGGCTGCAGTCCTGGAGTTCCTGTTCCCTGCTGTCCCATGGGTGGACTGATCCAAGGCCCCAGACACTTGTCTCTGATTCCACAGCGGTGTGTgaactcttttaaaaatagtgcaggatagagttctcaattcaTGGGCCTGGGCAGGGCTACTTCACTTCAAAGGGAGCTGCAGAAGGTGGTTTGCTGTGGTAGGATTGCTTTCTTAGACCTGGACCTGCTGCACAGTGGTCTGTTCCTCCACTGGGACTTTGAGAAGGGTCTGCTGTCCCCCAGCAGTTGAAATCCCATGGGGGTGGGATTGTGTGGGTTTTTGGTACCACCATGCAAGTCAAAGCTGGCTGCTCCCACATTAAAGAAGAGTGGCTGTAATCCACTCCATCTCGTATGCAGGAAGCCTGACCTTTGGATTCCTGGCCATTAGCCACGCGGTCTCACTTGGGCAACATCTGAGCATCCTTGGCTCAGTGTCAGGGTAGCTTGCAGCGCTCAGTGTGGTGTGGGAAACTCCTATAAAAGCTGAGACGCTCCCCCCACCATCTTGTTCTCCACgtttttcaaaaatttttctCCATCCCTGAAGCCTCAGTGAAATGGCTCTAGCTAAAAGATTTACGGGGTTCTTGCTGGAttcctgctgagctgctttgcagtgctGCAGGGGAAGGCCTGCAGGAAGGAGAGGTTTGCTGAGGACAcggagggggagggaagagaagatcTGGGCCTGACATACCTTGCTCATGTGCTAATTTGGGACCTATTACTCCAGTGCTGGGACAAGTCTACGACAGATTTATGTTCCTAGTAGCTTGGGCCTACAAGACCAGG from Gavia stellata isolate bGavSte3 chromosome 8, bGavSte3.hap2, whole genome shotgun sequence includes the following:
- the TTLL4 gene encoding tubulin monoglutamylase TTLL4 isoform X1, which produces MTDLLVPHVLWLFMASAGPEHANLSPEQENNVGLESGTLPAWRAQLRQAWPLAQQQAKPIWNLERYVSAFQDRSLLPSGTPLQQSCFLCPPSLCHAHAGEDALPSLPLAQPCLDLGGSALLYRHSCLRPKPYKFPFRSPPDTGSAAGRVMSSLLMEPCLLSALVEEHSGTGVKVSALSSGAGSLPTYRPVLNNNSFLRPSSAKVPLLQSLEIKKVKNTYSLPTASSPHSGDDGDSFPSSLVNRAVKNSDLVLEQTVVPSLTLVPSSAILRKDRCSREDAERRVHSLKEKEPDISLTEAVQQLARWTATHNGFGREVKSSVLTNVGSLSNWNSRWGQHIIAQLTPKETIAPLNLELGSHHLNGNSSLIGTDGAIVCTKRISVHLLASRAGSPDRNADCRLVSMLSQRSGEQMVRAEPPHLAAVSEVASQMSTIQLEKEEKRAQAVLPGKLDVTAEQLPLEPSHPRDEAEEELADVLDESCSQEEDEDSDSDASSVAGVSSSGSVALVSRNCIECKAQPAEAQEKVLKPALVCSLFPNVPPTIYFSTRDERVEKLPWEQRKLLRWKMCTVTPNIVKQTVGRSHFRVSKESNDWLGCWGHHMKSPSFRAIREHQKLNHFPGSFQIGRKDRLWRNLLKMQARCGKKEFNFFPQSFILPQDIKLLRKAWEEGASRQKWIVKPPASARGIGIQVIHKWSQLPKRRPLLVQRYLHKPYLIGGKKFDLRIYVYVTCYDPLRVYLFKDGLVRFASCKYSSSMKSLSNKFVHLTNYSVNKKNMEYKSNSDETACQGHKWALKALWNYLTQKGVNSEAIWEKIKDIVIKTIIASEPYVNSLVKTYVRRPYCCHELFGFDIMLDENLKPWILEVNISPSLHSNSPLDVSIKGQMIRDLLNLAGFVLPSTDSMASKPQMRSGSTCSLDSALKEKPKPASEHFIAEKMKKAYYLTQKIPDQDFYSSVLDILTPDDVRILVETEDEYSRRGQFERVFPTHISMRYLRFFEQPRYFNILVTQWELKYYLNKHKGLELLKNWCVKGYHTGAGMDLAQTWSLPKSFFLQKSSIQSNGFSKLELGRLGTLLPSASEDLMRCLEPSPTQSLPLNKCTGGADQKLAGCLSDTALVM
- the TTLL4 gene encoding tubulin monoglutamylase TTLL4 isoform X2 is translated as MTDLLVPHVLWLFMASAGPEHANLSPEQENNVGLESGTLPAWRAQLRQAWPLAQQQAKPIWNLERYVSAFQDRSLLPSGTPLQQSCFLCPPSLCHAHPYKFPFRSPPDTGSAAGRVMSSLLMEPCLLSALVEEHSGTGVKVSALSSGAGSLPTYRPVLNNNSFLRPSSAKVPLLQSLEIKKVKNTYSLPTASSPHSGDDGDSFPSSLVNRAVKNSDLVLEQTVVPSLTLVPSSAILRKDRCSREDAERRVHSLKEKEPDISLTEAVQQLARWTATHNGFGREVKSSVLTNVGSLSNWNSRWGQHIIAQLTPKETIAPLNLELGSHHLNGNSSLIGTDGAIVCTKRISVHLLASRAGSPDRNADCRLVSMLSQRSGEQMVRAEPPHLAAVSEVASQMSTIQLEKEEKRAQAVLPGKLDVTAEQLPLEPSHPRDEAEEELADVLDESCSQEEDEDSDSDASSVAGVSSSGSVALVSRNCIECKAQPAEAQEKVLKPALVCSLFPNVPPTIYFSTRDERVEKLPWEQRKLLRWKMCTVTPNIVKQTVGRSHFRVSKESNDWLGCWGHHMKSPSFRAIREHQKLNHFPGSFQIGRKDRLWRNLLKMQARCGKKEFNFFPQSFILPQDIKLLRKAWEEGASRQKWIVKPPASARGIGIQVIHKWSQLPKRRPLLVQRYLHKPYLIGGKKFDLRIYVYVTCYDPLRVYLFKDGLVRFASCKYSSSMKSLSNKFVHLTNYSVNKKNMEYKSNSDETACQGHKWALKALWNYLTQKGVNSEAIWEKIKDIVIKTIIASEPYVNSLVKTYVRRPYCCHELFGFDIMLDENLKPWILEVNISPSLHSNSPLDVSIKGQMIRDLLNLAGFVLPSTDSMASKPQMRSGSTCSLDSALKEKPKPASEHFIAEKMKKAYYLTQKIPDQDFYSSVLDILTPDDVRILVETEDEYSRRGQFERVFPTHISMRYLRFFEQPRYFNILVTQWELKYYLNKHKGLELLKNWCVKGYHTGAGMDLAQTWSLPKSFFLQKSSIQSNGFSKLELGRLGTLLPSASEDLMRCLEPSPTQSLPLNKCTGGADQKLAGCLSDTALVM